tctgtatCACTTGTTCAATTTGCATCTCATCACCAGCATTGGAACGCTGGTGCGATTTTGTGTCCATTCCCACTAATCCCGATAGTATCGTCGCCTGATAAATCTTATTTCTCAcagaaaaaagataaattttaCATGCGGGaaaaagataatttaaaaattgatttaactACCAAGTCTATTGCCCCTCCATAAAATGTACagattttggtttgtttttggttatgTTTTTGCTTATCTTAATTTAGCTCACGCGCAGCACACCAGTCAACGTGTGCGTCAACGTGACGATACTGACATTAGCTGTCAAAACACTGACATGTTTCTCCAATTTCCAATTCTGTCTACAAACTAGGGTTTAGAGATCTGGGCCAAATTTGGTGCTTATGTTTGCCAATTTTAggtttttaatttagttttttttttgtaggttcCAAGTGAAGAAAGGTGCGACCTAACGCGATTATTAAGCTACTGCTGTACAGATTGTTTAGAACATTTTGGCGCGCATTTTACAGCACTATACATACAAACTAGATCAACAAAAACTGCGAGCTAAAGGGGACGAAACGGAACTGCACAACAGCTACTAGCTAGAACTTAAAGAGAAATGTCACTCAGACAGTGGTACAGAATAACTCAGAAAATCACTCATTGCTTAAataggcgtgtgtgtgtgtgtgtgagtgggagGGTAGCGGTACGATCCGTCCGGCAGGTATATGCGTAGGACTAGACGAGACGCAATAAATCCTCCTAATCACATACTCTATTTAGATTATTCTCTCTCTATTTCGCTTGCtgtctctcactctttctctctcgatTTCTCTATCTTGCACACTCTCTTTCACTATCTGGTCGTAATCTCCACTGGGCAGTAGACGTCTACTGTAATTGGTAactgtgtgtttctgtttcgaCTATTGATGCGTTGGCTTGTAGGTTTCACTGTTATCACAGGCGGCAACGACAAATGTGTTACTTTTGTCGGTACTTACTGCTATTAGCGCATTCGGTTTTGCTTACAGTATAGCTATAGTAGTTGTTCGCAGTAGAATGAACATAATCCAGGCAGTAGTCGATCGGTGAGTCTATCTTTAACTGTCGTTgtcgttcggtttcggtttctaTAGAGTGGTTGGTTGTTCAAGTAGTATTAGGCTCCAGATAAATAACAAGTACGCAGGCATTGTTGCTTGTAGTGTATTGTTTTCCTGCTAGTTTGACCAACACGGTCATTTACGGTTGGCTTTTGGTGGGTTTTCGTTAAGTAGTTTCGCTTCAGTAAAACTATCGCTCTGTCTCCTGTGCCAATCACTGCTCTACCCTTATCTGTCTGTCACGCATCCCTGCTTACTCTACTTATCTATCACCTTCCATCGTTTGTTGGACACGATtgaggttatgttttttttggaagggAACTCAACACTAGTAAATGGAAACGTATTGCAGTTCTGGCAGTAAAGAACGTCAACGCATCAGTATTGTTACGGTTAGGTGTTTTGTGGCCTGCTGTTGCACACAAACCGCATCGCAAACGGCGACAAATAAGTAACGAAGGAAAACATGTAACACTTACCTTATGAGTCTCTATCTCCCGTACGCTTAGATCGGACGCGATAAAATCTTGGTAATGGGTATGTGGTTGAGTAGCCGCACACCTGCATCCGGACCGGTCAGTGTCCTACATTATCTTACTTGCTAGCGATAACTGTACTGTACAAGTAGTCTACTGTCACACATCTAGCGCTGATGACAGATGGGTCACCGCTCCACACCGCTTATCTTCATTCTTCTTTGCATTCCTGTTCCAGTAGATTTGTCATTGTGCATCCATTTTGTGCCATAAATACTCACGTTGCGTCCCTCTTCCCACACATAGATCAAATACTTTCCTCCGCATAGTGTTAGTTGCCGGGCTGTTCAAAGTTGCTAGTACTTAATTCGTAATATATCACTAATTCTGACTAATTTACCCACACAACACACGCGGCGCCCTCTTGCATTATATATAATAACGAGCGCTACTAAATCGACGGATCACAATCCACACTCTCTGTCATTTATACGCGTCTGTGTGTAGTGGTGTGTTCGGTCAGCTTgtaagaaaacgaaaaccaaaaaaaaaaaccgaacaaaacatgGTTAAGTTTACGCTTGGTATTGGTATGTTTGCTTACGTACTAGCTTACGACGTAATAGATCTCGTTCGACATGACTGGCGATCAGTTTACTAGTAGTCACACTTCAATATTGCTTCAGTTATTCAATTTGtctgttgtattttttgcatCTTTGCTTTCTGGTAGGTATATTACGGTGTATTCATGTGATGTGTGTTGGAGGTTTTCACCCTTCGCCCTCCTATAAAGagctttgttctttttgttgttgttgttttattctttaagATGGaagccggtttttttttcgttttttgtttgttcgtgttttttcAAAGAGCGTTTACCAAAAAATGGCATCCACGCTTCTTCGGCCCCTTGGGACGTGTGTGGCAGAGTGGGTTGGACGTCCGTAACCGTACTGTTGTAACGGTCGTTAAACTGCCGGCCTTCGTAACGCCATTACACACTTGTGGGTACGTATTACATTGGGAAACGTTACAAACACGTTAAGACTAACGCACATCAGCGTGTTCCTACTAGCTGCTATCTGCGTTCACTCCACAGTCTTTGCAGAGGAGAGGAGAGTAATAGAAGAAGTGTCTCTCGGGTGGATGTGGTTCCATTGCTCTTGGAActtcctctctttctctcttctttaTTGAAGATCATAGATGTCGGACCGGCATTAGTGAAAACATGCACAATGCCACCGGGTTGGTACGTAAAACTGGAGTCCGCCACCCTATACACGTCTATTTCGACCACTCCAGAAATAGAACATCCAAACTTTATTGCTGACAGTGGGTGCACACTTGCTGCTACTTAAAACCTACTCACTTATCGCTATAATCCCACTAAACAGCGCCATTAGACCGCTTTGCCGCCGGCAACACCTTCACTCTTTGACTAAAAAAATTTGTACAACACGTttcaaaaaatacacattcaGTTCCAGTTACTAGTTACTCTGCTAAAGAAACCCCCTGTTACACGTTCAGATCCCTCAATGCCACTCACTCGCGTTCCGTCCCACACTCCCGCGGCTCGACCTCGGAGCCGACCCTCTCCCGCCGCAACTGTTCAGTCCCATTCCCAGCGTCTAACTTCTCTACTAACTAGAAACAGAAACGGGAGCAGCAGCTGATTGCATAACCTTCAACGTCCGCAAAACACCATGTGACAGTGACGTACTAAGGTTGGAGTTTGACATAATGAcagtaaataaaactaatgacTCTTCTCGTATGGGTGACCTCAGAACATATGTGTTTGATAATCGAGTTCCATGATTGTACGACATTCAAGATGGGTATGTGGACAGGGGAAATGGAAGGATGGAAGAGAAGGGAAGGAGGTATGGGAGTGAACTTTCGGCACACTCCCGGCAACGCAACCGTACACCCCTGATTCCAGTTAGTCTCATCGGTAGGAACTTAATTGAATCTCTCAATCAGAGTATTTGCTATCGATACACGTAAATCCTAAATAGCATAATGCGGCCATTTCGTGCGTGAGTGCGCGCGTGGTAGTGAGCGCTCGCAATTTAGACGCGCCTCCCGTGCCTttgcgtggtggtggtgtgtgtttaCTATTGCTATcggtgtgtaagtgtgtacTATTCCCTGCCGATTGACAGTTTGATGACAGCTCATCTGACAGCTGATTCGCTTTGCCCTATCTGTTCGCTCGCGCGATTATGTGTGAGTGcgtgatttgttttgtgtgtgtgtgtgtgtgtttggttttttgacgcacattttttcacatttacatttaataGATGATTTGCTTTTGCCACGCTgttgtaatttaatatttttttcttcttcttcttgttgctgttgttcgatGTTCTTCCAAAAGATACAATCATTACAGACATTAATCTAGcaatagtgtgtgtgtgcatctcTACTAGCTGCGCAATCATGTACTAGCACAAGATGGTTCATGAGtatatttttcttgttttaatttttgttcgtTGCTGTAGCACTGTCAGCTACCGATCATTTGCATATCgctttgcaattaaaataaaaaatacggaCACTTACGtagttattaattttttcttgttttttttttcttctaagaTGTATAGTAgcctttgttttgctttttgggaGCGTTACTGCTCGAAATAAAACGACACCAAATACACATTTTGTTCATTAATATTAACATGAGTGTGAGTGTGGTTTGCATGTGTTTTCTGAGTGTTGGTTTATTGGAAGCGTACGTGGTTGGGGTTTCGCCAATGAGCTGACAGCGCTATTTTTGTGTCGACTAAACATTTTGACAGCTtaggtgtgtatttgtgtgggTGAGTGTATTAGTGTGAGGTGTTGAGTGTTACGTTACGCTGCTTGCTACTGTGTTACTGAGGTACATTTAATTTGGCACAGTGAAATTGTAACTCTTCCCAGTCATACGCTGCAGGGTTCTTCGAGCATTACGTCTGCGTCTTAGCTAACCACTAACACCAGCAAACGCCCCTCCCACCTCACCCTTTTCCGGCAGTCTACTTACAAACACGGAACGGCTGCGAATAGAGGTCGCCATTTGCAAATACCGTGATGGTGTTACTTATGCTGAgggataaattaaattgaactctctctctctttctctctgtacGTTTAGGTTTTGTTGACCTTTGACATTTCGTTCAAACGCAAGTGAGAAGTTGGCTCACCTTTAGTTTTGCAGTGCAGTTGTTTTTAGTAGGCCGAATATAGAAAGAGTCCAACATCGGGCGCACTGGACCAGTCATTCCAGCCCCCTAACCGTGCTCCCATTCTTGCTTTCCTAcgcttttgcttttaaaacgtTCCATGTTCCATCCTTTTTTGTatgggaataaaaataaaaatctctctcttcctctctctctctctctctctctctctctctctctctctctatttctgtGTTAAAAAACTCACACCCGAATGAACTGAGCACACGTGaccgtttatttttgttgtgttttgttcgttgttttattccggtttaaaatttgtttcctCCCACACCGATTGATTTCTTTGCCCGTCCGTAAACTTGTGTACTTATGTATCAAAAAACATTTGTATATTAGCCTTAAACGGTTAGTCTTGTGTTATTGTGTGGGTTGTGATGTTGACGGGTGGAAACAATCGTTTGCTGGTTCAACAAAATACCGTACCTTTTGGGGGCCTGTCGAAATGCCGACTGCACTACTGCTGCTAACGATGGCTATCCTGATTTGCTCGTTGCGGGTTTTCTCGGCCGTTAAAGGCGTCTACTAACGTTTAAAAATCCCGGGTTGTGTGTGGCTTTGCTCACGGTTCACCGTTCGGTTGGCGCTTACCTACAAGTTGCATTCGACACGGCTTCGGAAAAAATCTCCCTTTGTTTTTGGCTTAAGTGTATATAAATATAGAATGTATAAAATTAACTTAAAACCTTATTTCCTTGCTTCTGAGAGTATATCTTCTTGGTATCAGTTGCCTGCTTAGTTTAGTTATGCCTCTTTGAGAGTACTGTTTGGTttagcttgttttgttttcgttttggttgGATTGGTGTGAAGTTAACGCAGTTCCCGCTTGCTTGTTGCCTGTgttttgtgagtgtttgtattttgtgtgtgtttattgtagCGGAAGGACGATTTACATTCTACCCGGTGCAATCGATTACGGCGCGCTGGCGCACGATACTCCTGCCGCATCTCGCTTACCTGCCTGCTTCCTTCCTCACCGCATCACCTGTTTCCTGTTTTGCCCCTATCGTACCTTCAACGGAGACggattttaatgtttcattattcGTTATATTAAGTTGTTCCTTGTATTTAGATATTGCGTGTAAAATCACTATTGAATCTCTGCTTTGCATGTATAAGTATAAATAGCTTAAATCTTTTGAATATATAGAAAATAATCACattcagttattttttttttcgtttcatcctATTGGCCAGCCTTCATTATCCTGCACGTTTGACTTCAATCCCTGCTCCCTCTCTCCCCACTCTCGGTCGTATATTACCTACTGCAACTGCGTTAAATATTATATTCTTGTGTATATATACTCTAGGTTCAACTAAGCGGCCTGCGACGAACCCTGCCCTGTTCACTACCGCCATCGGTCAGCACAAACGGTTTTTGCCTCTACGAACTACTACCAACGTAGTCCGTACGGCAGGGCCATCGCAAAGCTCGTTAAAACTCAAACCAAACACGatcaaaaacgaaacgaaaacaaaaacccccgaTCAAACCTAAAACCCGAGCTGTTGCACTGTTGTGTTTCATGCAGctgtgtggtgtgtgcgtttCTCGTGTGTGGTTGTTCGGCTGGTAACTTTCTGTACAATGGACGCCATAGTTTAAAAACCCGGGTAGCGGCATTAGTGTACGTTTACTATCCTACGATAACACATCCAAGCTTCCTGGCCGCACAAAACTTCCGCCACCGCAAATCAGTGCAGGCTGCTTACTGCCGCGTACCGCCAATGGTGGTTTTCGAAGATGTGCACCAGCGTTCAGTTATGACGTAAAATCACAGATAATTAATTGCGGACTTTCATTTGCAGGTGAGATCTGTCAAATCCTTTTCATTGTGTTTCGTTCATCCGTCATGCTCTCGCTCCCCGGCGAAACAAGACcgacaaaaacgaaacgaaccaaacCGTTCGTGTTGCCGTGTCTGATGCTGCTGCCAAGACGGCAGCCATTCCTATCTCTCTGGCATATGGTAGTGGAAGAGCCACTACTACTACAATCACtcatctctctttctctttctctaaTTCTCTTTCACGCGTTTCGTGTTCCACCGACGACCTCACAAACTGTTTGCTACCAGACCCGCAGCCGGTGCTCCGTCCCGGTAAGATGACGGACGGACGCTATCGGCcatggttgtgtgtttgtgtagttgCATTGATAGAGCCCGGGTCTGGATAATGTTGCGCTTGCCTGAGGTAAAATTGTTCCACATTTAAACCGTGTCTGCCCGGCCGGTGGCGTGATTGTGTTGACTGGCTGGCACTCTGCACGAAGTACAAGCTAATGTTGATTTGAGTGTatgtctgtgtttgtgtgtgtgtgagtgtgcttgTGAGTATAATAGATATACGGTATAGTGCTTCACGTACAACAACGATAATAGACGAAAGTTGCAGCTACAAGTACAGCTAGCCTTTTTATGTGTGGTGGCGAAGCCCACGATCGCTCCACAGTTACCACCGGGGTTAGTAATGCTCACTACCCTGGTGTGGACGTGTTCTTTGTGTGtgggcgtgtttttttttaagtcacGACCTTTTTGTTAtatcttctctttctctctctcttgctttctttctctttatcTCTAGCATTAAAGGAGTCTCTAGTATAAGGGGGATTTAGTAGTGGACTGGTATTGCTTTGCGTTGCACGAACGAGAGGTGCTGGTCTCGCTGGACGCTGGATGGAGCAGTGAGTCCGCATCTCCCGCATCTTTTAGGTAGGTTCGGTACGGTTCGGCCACCAGGACCATGCGCGACGTGACGCGCCTCACTTCCGACAGAGGACCGACATGCGCGGACGCCTCCGTCGGCCCTCCTCTCACGGGCGCGGTGACAGCTGGTGCACGTGCGTGGTCAGATGCTTCGAGAGGTAGTCGGCCCGGGCGAAACACTTACCGCACGCCTCACAATGGTACGGCCGTTCGCCCGTGTGGATGCGTAGATGGCGCGTCAGGTCCGACTTGCCACCGAACGCACGGCCACAGAAGAGACACACGAACGGTCGCTCGCCGGTGTGTTTGCGGACGTGCAGCTTCAGGTTTTCCTTCGACCGCACACACTTACCGCAGAACGGGCAGGCGAAGCGTCGATCGCGCTGCTTCTCGGCCGCATCCACACGCAGAAAGTTCAGTATGGAGGCTTCTTGCGGGTCCAGTCCGAGCAGCCGATGGTGCGGTATTGTTTCCGCGTTGATCAGACTGTTTAGTGTGTGACTCAGGGAACTCGGTCCGGTTGAGCTGCCGGATGGAGAGAGACCATGCTGCAGTACACCTCCActgctgccaccaccgccaccaccaccaccggttgcATGTGCACTGCTTGACTCTGCCTCCATCGAACGAACAACAGACGCATGGTGATGGGCGGCCGAGTTGGCAGCGGCGGCCGCTGCAGCAACGGCTGCTACCTGATAGCGCTTGAGCTCCCCGGCGAGGAGTGTTTCGTTTGCGGCCTCCATCGGGGACTGGACCATTCGCGTAACACCTGTGCTGTTACTATTAGTTTGACAGCTGCCAACATTTCCACCGCCGCCGCCATTAGTGCAGTGGTTCGAAATACCGTTTGTGTGACAGTTGGTGTTTCGCGTCGTGCTGGTCgcactgttgctgctactgcttaTCTTAGCCTGCGTATCATCGACGGTTCCAGCGCCCGATGATGGTCCAGCAGAGTCCTCTACCGTGCTTGTTTGGTTCAGGGCAGAGTCGGAAACCGTATCGTCTTGCTCGTCGCCACCCGTCGTTACCGTGCTGCCTGCCACTGCTATCTCACCGCACACCGTCGCAGACTTCTCCTGCACACACAGACCGCCTTCCCCATGGACACTTTCCGCATCACCGTCGGCACAGGCTGTCAAGCTACGCAGATCAGCCACCATTGCACTGCTGGCGGCGGCACCATCACCGCCCTCGTTCGTACTCGACACAGCCGGCTCACTGTCGGCCGGTGTCGCACCAACACCACCCGAACCCTTCTTCCCATGCAA
This sequence is a window from Anopheles marshallii chromosome X, idAnoMarsDA_429_01, whole genome shotgun sequence. Protein-coding genes within it:
- the LOC128718362 gene encoding zinc finger protein 26-like is translated as MRNLTLGRFLVGQGGYPRSGIKSAPPAGIIGFPGAAVGAIPFVFPFAPLGLGLFDTDPQRLLSLLHHQSALAEEALRYRSLLFGGTSAGDIGPGSPTATSSQPPLLDDCKEPLNLHATTTPANTNTTSGNNAHDRSEKAMSNMSGTSPKVAMTMIRVRDGLTKEGFRNGGGEELLLRKPPPPTPSVSTSSFAPSSSSSSSTCDDALSLFRDVRQLSGGSPTPATSTGTPTASTDTKCHICMANFPSVWLLEQHSALQHPHLTIHDDKPYLCGLCGQKSRYACCRYRTVLAKHHRTEPGGRSRVPADKLFTCDVCGMQFRYLKSFKKHRLNHALERLHGKKGSGGVGATPADSEPAVSSTNEGGDGAAASSAMVADLRSLTACADGDAESVHGEGGLCVQEKSATVCGEIAVAGSTVTTGGDEQDDTVSDSALNQTSTVEDSAGPSSGAGTVDDTQAKISSSSNSATSTTRNTNCHTNGISNHCTNGGGGGNVGSCQTNSNSTGVTRMVQSPMEAANETLLAGELKRYQVAAVAAAAAAANSAAHHHASVVRSMEAESSSAHATGGGGGGGGSSGGVLQHGLSPSGSSTGPSSLSHTLNSLINAETIPHHRLLGLDPQEASILNFLRVDAAEKQRDRRFACPFCGKCVRSKENLKLHVRKHTGERPFVCLFCGRAFGGKSDLTRHLRIHTGERPYHCEACGKCFARADYLSKHLTTHVHQLSPRP